Below is a window of Blastocatellia bacterium DNA.
GTGACGGCTGAGGAGTTGAGGGAAATCGCGGAGGTAGCTCGGCTTGCTGACCTCGCCGTCATCTCAGATGAAGCCTATGAGGACATCGTCTACGATACGGAGCACGTCTCGCCAGCGTCGCTGCCGGGGATGTTTGAACGGACGGTGAGCGTTTTCACCCTCTCCAAGTCCTATTCCATGACCGGATGGCGCATCGGGTATGTCGTAGCTCCGGAGCCCTGGATGACCGGACTGCGAAAGATCACCTTGAATTCGGTGAACGTGGTGAACACACCTACACAATGGGCGGCCGTGGCAGCCCTCCTGCATGGAGATGAGTTCATCGCCCAGGCCGTGAAAGCCTATCGCTTGCGCCGGGATGCTCTCGTCACAGGGCTGCGATCGGTCGGCTTTCAGTGTGATCTGCCGATGGGAACCTTCTATGCTTTTCCCTACGTGGAGGGCGTTCTCGGTCAGAAGAGCTGGGAGGCTTTTGAGACGCTGCTCACGCGCGCTAATATCTCGACGGTTCCCGGAGCTGTCTTCGGGCCGCAGGGAGAAGGACATCTGCGCTTCACCTTCTCCGTTGCCCTGGAGACCATCGAAGCGGCC
It encodes the following:
- a CDS encoding aminotransferase class I/II-fold pyridoxal phosphate-dependent enzyme; the encoded protein is MTRLAERFEAIGFSEIARIRNRMLELGSRQAEIHAFHGGEPLFDTPDFIKEAAICAIRENKTRYAPSSGIAPLLEVVADKVRRKNKIPAEPRDVIIVNGGLHGLFCAFMVTVNPGDEVLVLSPYWTPIKDIIALAGGRIRLISTAEARREGFGRTLKAALTEKSRVLYINSPANPTGLVVTAEELREIAEVARLADLAVISDEAYEDIVYDTEHVSPASLPGMFERTVSVFTLSKSYSMTGWRIGYVVAPEPWMTGLRKITLNSVNVVNTPTQWAAVAALLHGDEFIAQAVKAYRLRRDALVTGLRSVGFQCDLPMGTFYAFPYVEGVLGQKSWEAFETLLTRANISTVPGAVFGPQGEGHLRFTFSVALETIEAAIARLRQIV